From one Amaranthus tricolor cultivar Red isolate AtriRed21 chromosome 17, ASM2621246v1, whole genome shotgun sequence genomic stretch:
- the LOC130804295 gene encoding WUSCHEL-related homeobox 5-like, with amino-acid sequence MEDNNNHGISGFCIQTQGTKSRVGCYGGGPGGAPNSGTKCGRWNPTAEQVKVLTDLFRAGLRTPSTDQIQKISTQLSFYGKIESKNVFYWFQNHKARERQKRRRVSKDQFDSPCFQLDDHLKPFAPPTKYFGEINQISCEPADRAIETLQLFPLNSYHNQESDKLRMFSNECCKENNATFAAYTITKELDHPPLDLRLSFF; translated from the exons atggaagataataataatcatgggATATCAGGTTTTTGTATCCAAACACAAGGAACAAAAAGTAGGGTTGGTTGTTATGGTGGTGGTCCGGGTGGGGCTCCGAATAGTGGAACCAAATGTGGTCGGTGGAACCCCACGGCAGAACAAGTAAAGGTTTTAACAGATTTGTTTAGGGCAGGACTTAGAACACCAAGTACTGATCAGATTCAAAAGATATCAACTCAGTTGAGTTTTTATGGTAAGATTGAAAGTAAGAATGTTTTTTATTGGTTTCAAAATCACAAGGCTAGAGAAAGACAAAAACGACGTCGTGTTTCTAAGGATCAATTTGATTCTCCGTGCTTTCAACTTGATGATCATCTTAAACCCTTTGCACCTCCTACTAAAT ATTTTGGTGAGATAAATCAGATTTCATGTGAGCCAGCAGATAGAGCCATAGAAACACTACAACTCTTTCCATTGAACTCATATCATAATCAAGAATCGGATAAGCTAAGGATGTTTTCAAATGAATGCTGCAAGGAGAATAACGCAACATTTGCTGCTTACACTATTACTAAAGAATTGGATCACCCTCCTTTGGATTTGCGCTTAAgtttcttttaa